One genomic region from Anticarsia gemmatalis isolate Benzon Research Colony breed Stoneville strain chromosome 7, ilAntGemm2 primary, whole genome shotgun sequence encodes:
- the LOC142974369 gene encoding uncharacterized protein LOC142974369 isoform X3, which yields MTTAAKGQKDKPFATTPRLLPRATAASTARAVRNATNRNLSMTTSNRQSPPRTPLPSPKLQGKGSSIQRTQKPDSRSDVKKSPPIESETFVIEDTSTVILEEGTEDQTAFDADTFLGHESNQIEDRSRPQTPAFGSRPQTPRSVQSSRPQTPCVSSRPTTPAHPAPRHSTPTSHHSTPASCPTTPQRLSTPSRPKTPSNMHTNSRVLSPLTMSSPARSLRQEDDIRSAFHTKQRQFTSMKKELDLKQQAALEAFDNLRNLREQMSRDGLTGGGEEFQLQKFVVFNVADWTSEEITQLCRDAVASSASEGAIELINNTLPIDECAFADLDENVLHVPAHFADLCLQAFTARQEIIDWVKELIEKNENGSGECLERIARYNAQGLELCESLRELKSRADIAVDTISQVSKRAFQERNALVTVGESLVREVARLRQDVETASNAIKELQETQNNMDRHAPYEELRRELEEERSNRVTAKDKLATTESQLRQARMRITKMDRQLREAEASIFSLTGTVKTLEDQSRQREVHLEARARKLKESLKTGEVASSQLVQQRDVLQAEIQDLKQQIETLTAQHKATIHEMTNQLKESNKMLEEQRKITQMEIDQKKSVEAALAQTQSDIDELQAKITEFETNRPNPDLPTEREMDLWAELQSTKETLRMTEDEVTACKREKVRFLETLTKITESENKVGMQQKLAAELLSKEEILGKMQIQIRELTKNIKLNEQKVIQYEQYVRDLQTHHRAVANCQEAPNGVTYEDLQQEIMNLRMGLLESVHRNEELGEQLLQKEQQLDQQDKTSRAQARVIKVREELINMLKNKETEQSRELATLQQDLEHRMKIVDEVNKQIAAKADEIQELFATLENKQQQIHRLEKIVVALEEQQRRAQAQRTRHEEKIAALEHELAASGNRKERKFWFL from the exons ATGACAACCGCAGCAAAAGGACAAAAGGACAAGCCTT TCGCGACAACCCCCCGGCTGCTGCCACGGGCGACCGCAGCATCGACGGCGCGAGCTGTTCGCAATGCTACCAACAGGAATCTGTCAATGACAACCAGCAACAGGCAGTCACCACCTCGCACTCCGTTACCTTCTCCTAAG TTACAGGGAAAGGGTTCTTCTATACAACGGACTCAAAAGCCTGATTCAAGAAGTGATGTCAAG AAATCGCCACCGATAGAATCTGAAACTTTTGTCATTGAAGATACATCGACAGTGATATTAGAGGAAGGGACCGAAGATCAGACGGCCTTCGATGCAGATACTTTCTTAGGACATGAGAGCAATCAAATCG aAGATAGAAGTCGGCCCCAAACGCCAGCGTTCGGCAGCCGTCCGCAGACTCCAAGGAGCGTGCAGTCAAGTCGTCCACAGACGCCATGCGTGAGCTCGCGGCCCACGACGCCGGCGCACCCCGCACCGCGCCACAGCACGCCCACGAGCCACCACAGCACGCCAGCCAGCTGTCCTACCACGCCGCAACGACTCTCCACTCCCTCCCGTCCTAAGACACCCTCCAATATGCATACGAATTCTAGGGTTCTCTCACCGCTCACCATGTCCAGTCCAGCACGGTCTCTTAGACAGGAGGATGATATAAGGTCCGCTTTTCATACAAAGCAACGGCAATTCACTTCCATGAAAAAGGAATTAGATTTAAAACAG cAAGCGGCCCTAGAAGCATTTGACAATTTACGCAATCTCCGGGAGCAAATGTCACGCGATGGTTTAACGGGAGGTGGTGAAGAATTCCAGCTTCAAAAGTTTGTCGTTTTCAATGTGGCCGACTGGACATCCGAAGAGATAACTCAGTTGTGCCGAGACGCCGTCGCCTCTTCCGCCAGCGAAGGAGCTATAGAGCTTATTAACAACACTTTGCCTATCG ATGAATGCGCTTTTGCGGACCTAGATGAAAACGTTTTGCACGTGCCTGCTCATTTTGCTGATTTGTGCCTTCAAGCGTTTACTGCGCGACAAGAAATTATTGATTGGGTCAAGGAGCTCATAGAAAAAAAC GAAAATGGGAGTGGTGAATGTTTGGAAAGGATCGCTCGCTACAATGCACAAGGACTTGAACTTTGTGAATCTCTCCGAGAATTAAAATCTCGTGCTGACATTGCCGTGGATACTATCAGTCAAGTCTCtaa GCGGGCTTTCCAAGAGCGGAATGCTTTAGTAACCGTTGGAGAATCATTAGTGCGAGAAGTAGCACGACTACGGCAAGACGTTGAAACGGCCTCCAATGCTATTAAAGAGTTGCAGGAAACGCAAAATAATATGGACCGCCACGCACCATACGAG GAATTGCGCCGGGAGTTGGAGGAAGAGCGTTCGAACCGTGTTACAGCCAAAGACAAATTAGCGACCACTGAATCTCAGCTTCGTCAAGCTCGCATGCGTATTACTAAAATGGATCGACAACTGCGTGAAGCTGAAGCCAGTATATTTAGTTTAACGGGCACTGTGAAGACCCTGGAAGACCAG AGTCGTCAAAGAGAAGTTCATCTAGAAGCACGTGCCCGTAAATTAAAAGAATCATTAAAAACTGGAGAAGTAGCTAGCAGTCAATTGGTCCAACAACGCGATGTATTGCAAGCCGA GATTCAAGATCTGAAACAGCAAATAGAAACACTGACTGCACAGCACAAGGCCACGATACATGAAATGACCAATCAATTAAaggaatcaaataaaatgttagaaGAACAGcgtaaaataacacaaatgGAAATTGATCAGAAAAAGTCTGTAGAAGCGGCTTTGGCTCAAACGCAAAGCGATATTGACGAATTACAAGCTAAGATTACTGAATTCGAAACAAATCGACCGAATCCTG ATTTACCGACAGAAAGGGAAATGGATCTTTGGGCTGAATTGCAATCTACTAAAGAGACATTGCGTATGACTGAAGATGAGGTGACAGCGTGTAAACGAGAGAAAGTTCGGTTTTTGGAGACGCTGACTAAAATTACA GAATCTGAGAACAAGGTAGGCATGCAGCAAAAGTTAGCAGCTGAACTTTTGAGCAAGGAGGAAATATTAGGAAAGATGCAAATACAAATAAGAGAATTGACGAAGAACatcaaattaaa TGAACAGAAAGTGATTCAATACGAACAATATGTTCGAGATCTACAAACTCATCATCGTGCAGTAGCTAACTGCCAGGAGGCGCCTAATGGAGTTACCTATGAAGATTTGCAGCAAGAG ATCATGAATTTAAGAATGGGTCTTCTTGAATCTGTGCATCGTAATGAAGAACTAGGTGAGCAGCTGTTGCAGAAAGAGCAGCAACTTGACCAGCAAGACAAGACATCACGTGCCCAGGCAAGAGTCATAAAG GTGCGTGAGGAGTTGATCAATATGTTGAAGAATAAAGAAACAGAACAGAGTCGCGAGCTGGCTACATTACAACAGGATCTTGAGCATCGAATGAAAATTGTTGATGAA GTGAACAAGCAAATTGCCGCGAAAGCCGACGAAATACAAGAATTATTCGCGACCTTGGAGAATAAACAGCAACAGATTCACCGGCTGGAGAAGATAGTGGTAGCATTGGAAGAGCAACAGCGACGTGCGCAAGCGCAGCGCACACGACACGAGGAGAAAATCGCGGCACTCGAACACGAGCTGGCTGCCAGTGGTAACCGAAAGGAACG AAAATTCTGGTTCTTATAA
- the LOC142974369 gene encoding uncharacterized protein LOC142974369 isoform X5: protein MTTAAKGQKDKPFATTPRLLPRATAASTARAVRNATNRNLSMTTSNRQSPPRTPLPSPKLQGKGSSIQRTQKPDSRSDVKISCHSEIDQLDNKSPPIESETFVIEDTSTVILEEGTEDQTAFDADTFLGHESNQIEDRSRPQTPAFGSRPQTPRSVQSSRPQTPCVSSRPTTPAHPAPRHSTPTSHHSTPASCPTTPQRLSTPSRPKTPSNMHTNSRVLSPLTMSSPARSLRQEDDIRSAFHTKQRQFTSMKKELDLKQQAALEAFDNLRNLREQMSRDGLTGGGEEFQLQKFVVFNVADWTSEEITQLCRDAVASSASEGAIELINNTLPIDECAFADLDENVLHVPAHFADLCLQAFTARQEIIDWVKELIEKNENGSGECLERIARYNAQGLELCESLRELKSRADIAVDTISQVSKRAFQERNALVTVGESLVREVARLRQDVETASNAIKELQETQNNMDRHAPYEELRRELEEERSNRVTAKDKLATTESQLRQARMRITKMDRQLREAEASIFSLTGTVKTLEDQSRQREVHLEARARKLKESLKTGEVASSQLVQQRDVLQAEIQDLKQQIETLTAQHKATIHEMTNQLKESNKMLEEQRKITQMEIDQKKSVEAALAQTQSDIDELQAKITEFETNRPNPDLPTEREMDLWAELQSTKETLRMTEDEVTACKREKVRFLETLTKITESENKVGMQQKLAAELLSKEEILGKMQIQIRELTKNIKLNEQKVIQYEQYVRDLQTHHRAVANCQEAPNGVTYEDLQQEIMNLRMGLLESVHRNEELGEQLLQKEQQLDQQDKTSRAQVNKQIAAKADEIQELFATLENKQQQIHRLEKIVVALEEQQRRAQAQRTRHEEKIAALEHELAASGNRKERKFWFL, encoded by the exons ATGACAACCGCAGCAAAAGGACAAAAGGACAAGCCTT TCGCGACAACCCCCCGGCTGCTGCCACGGGCGACCGCAGCATCGACGGCGCGAGCTGTTCGCAATGCTACCAACAGGAATCTGTCAATGACAACCAGCAACAGGCAGTCACCACCTCGCACTCCGTTACCTTCTCCTAAG TTACAGGGAAAGGGTTCTTCTATACAACGGACTCAAAAGCCTGATTCAAGAAGTGATGTCAAG ataAGTTGTCACTCCGAAATTGACCAATTAGACAAC AAATCGCCACCGATAGAATCTGAAACTTTTGTCATTGAAGATACATCGACAGTGATATTAGAGGAAGGGACCGAAGATCAGACGGCCTTCGATGCAGATACTTTCTTAGGACATGAGAGCAATCAAATCG aAGATAGAAGTCGGCCCCAAACGCCAGCGTTCGGCAGCCGTCCGCAGACTCCAAGGAGCGTGCAGTCAAGTCGTCCACAGACGCCATGCGTGAGCTCGCGGCCCACGACGCCGGCGCACCCCGCACCGCGCCACAGCACGCCCACGAGCCACCACAGCACGCCAGCCAGCTGTCCTACCACGCCGCAACGACTCTCCACTCCCTCCCGTCCTAAGACACCCTCCAATATGCATACGAATTCTAGGGTTCTCTCACCGCTCACCATGTCCAGTCCAGCACGGTCTCTTAGACAGGAGGATGATATAAGGTCCGCTTTTCATACAAAGCAACGGCAATTCACTTCCATGAAAAAGGAATTAGATTTAAAACAG cAAGCGGCCCTAGAAGCATTTGACAATTTACGCAATCTCCGGGAGCAAATGTCACGCGATGGTTTAACGGGAGGTGGTGAAGAATTCCAGCTTCAAAAGTTTGTCGTTTTCAATGTGGCCGACTGGACATCCGAAGAGATAACTCAGTTGTGCCGAGACGCCGTCGCCTCTTCCGCCAGCGAAGGAGCTATAGAGCTTATTAACAACACTTTGCCTATCG ATGAATGCGCTTTTGCGGACCTAGATGAAAACGTTTTGCACGTGCCTGCTCATTTTGCTGATTTGTGCCTTCAAGCGTTTACTGCGCGACAAGAAATTATTGATTGGGTCAAGGAGCTCATAGAAAAAAAC GAAAATGGGAGTGGTGAATGTTTGGAAAGGATCGCTCGCTACAATGCACAAGGACTTGAACTTTGTGAATCTCTCCGAGAATTAAAATCTCGTGCTGACATTGCCGTGGATACTATCAGTCAAGTCTCtaa GCGGGCTTTCCAAGAGCGGAATGCTTTAGTAACCGTTGGAGAATCATTAGTGCGAGAAGTAGCACGACTACGGCAAGACGTTGAAACGGCCTCCAATGCTATTAAAGAGTTGCAGGAAACGCAAAATAATATGGACCGCCACGCACCATACGAG GAATTGCGCCGGGAGTTGGAGGAAGAGCGTTCGAACCGTGTTACAGCCAAAGACAAATTAGCGACCACTGAATCTCAGCTTCGTCAAGCTCGCATGCGTATTACTAAAATGGATCGACAACTGCGTGAAGCTGAAGCCAGTATATTTAGTTTAACGGGCACTGTGAAGACCCTGGAAGACCAG AGTCGTCAAAGAGAAGTTCATCTAGAAGCACGTGCCCGTAAATTAAAAGAATCATTAAAAACTGGAGAAGTAGCTAGCAGTCAATTGGTCCAACAACGCGATGTATTGCAAGCCGA GATTCAAGATCTGAAACAGCAAATAGAAACACTGACTGCACAGCACAAGGCCACGATACATGAAATGACCAATCAATTAAaggaatcaaataaaatgttagaaGAACAGcgtaaaataacacaaatgGAAATTGATCAGAAAAAGTCTGTAGAAGCGGCTTTGGCTCAAACGCAAAGCGATATTGACGAATTACAAGCTAAGATTACTGAATTCGAAACAAATCGACCGAATCCTG ATTTACCGACAGAAAGGGAAATGGATCTTTGGGCTGAATTGCAATCTACTAAAGAGACATTGCGTATGACTGAAGATGAGGTGACAGCGTGTAAACGAGAGAAAGTTCGGTTTTTGGAGACGCTGACTAAAATTACA GAATCTGAGAACAAGGTAGGCATGCAGCAAAAGTTAGCAGCTGAACTTTTGAGCAAGGAGGAAATATTAGGAAAGATGCAAATACAAATAAGAGAATTGACGAAGAACatcaaattaaa TGAACAGAAAGTGATTCAATACGAACAATATGTTCGAGATCTACAAACTCATCATCGTGCAGTAGCTAACTGCCAGGAGGCGCCTAATGGAGTTACCTATGAAGATTTGCAGCAAGAG ATCATGAATTTAAGAATGGGTCTTCTTGAATCTGTGCATCGTAATGAAGAACTAGGTGAGCAGCTGTTGCAGAAAGAGCAGCAACTTGACCAGCAAGACAAGACATCACGTGCCCAG GTGAACAAGCAAATTGCCGCGAAAGCCGACGAAATACAAGAATTATTCGCGACCTTGGAGAATAAACAGCAACAGATTCACCGGCTGGAGAAGATAGTGGTAGCATTGGAAGAGCAACAGCGACGTGCGCAAGCGCAGCGCACACGACACGAGGAGAAAATCGCGGCACTCGAACACGAGCTGGCTGCCAGTGGTAACCGAAAGGAACG AAAATTCTGGTTCTTATAA
- the LOC142974369 gene encoding uncharacterized protein LOC142974369 isoform X2 has translation MTTAAKGQKDKPFATTPRLLPRATAASTARAVRNATNRNLSMTTSNRQSPPRTPLPSPKLQGKGSSIQRTQKPDSRSDVKISCHSEIDQLDNKSPPIESETFVIEDTSTVILEEGTEDQTAFDADTFLGHESNQIEDRSRPQTPAFGSRPQTPRSVQSSRPQTPCVSSRPTTPAHPAPRHSTPTSHHSTPASCPTTPQRLSTPSRPKTPSNMHTNSRVLSPLTMSSPARSLRQEDDIRSAFHTKQRQFTSMKKELDLKQQAALEAFDNLRNLREQMSRDGLTGGGEEFQLQKFVVFNVADWTSEEITQLCRDAVASSASEGAIELINNTLPIDECAFADLDENVLHVPAHFADLCLQAFTARQEIIDWVKELIEKNENGSGECLERIARYNAQGLELCESLRELKSRADIAVDTISQVSKRAFQERNALVTVGESLVREVARLRQDVETASNAIKELQETQNNMDRHAPYEELRRELEEERSNRVTAKDKLATTESQLRQARMRITKMDRQLREAEASIFSLTGTVKTLEDQSRQREVHLEARARKLKESLKTGEVASSQLVQQRDVLQAEIQDLKQQIETLTAQHKATIHEMTNQLKESNKMLEEQRKITQMEIDQKKSVEAALAQTQSDIDELQAKITEFETNRPNPDLPTEREMDLWAELQSTKETLRMTEDEVTACKREKVRFLETLTKITESENKVGMQQKLAAELLSKEEILGKMQIQIRELTKNIKLNEQKVIQYEQYVRDLQTHHRAVANCQEAPNGVTYEDLQQEIMNLRMGLLESVHRNEELGEQLLQKEQQLDQQDKTSRAQVREELINMLKNKETEQSRELATLQQDLEHRMKIVDEVNKQIAAKADEIQELFATLENKQQQIHRLEKIVVALEEQQRRAQAQRTRHEEKIAALEHELAASGNRKERKFWFL, from the exons ATGACAACCGCAGCAAAAGGACAAAAGGACAAGCCTT TCGCGACAACCCCCCGGCTGCTGCCACGGGCGACCGCAGCATCGACGGCGCGAGCTGTTCGCAATGCTACCAACAGGAATCTGTCAATGACAACCAGCAACAGGCAGTCACCACCTCGCACTCCGTTACCTTCTCCTAAG TTACAGGGAAAGGGTTCTTCTATACAACGGACTCAAAAGCCTGATTCAAGAAGTGATGTCAAG ataAGTTGTCACTCCGAAATTGACCAATTAGACAAC AAATCGCCACCGATAGAATCTGAAACTTTTGTCATTGAAGATACATCGACAGTGATATTAGAGGAAGGGACCGAAGATCAGACGGCCTTCGATGCAGATACTTTCTTAGGACATGAGAGCAATCAAATCG aAGATAGAAGTCGGCCCCAAACGCCAGCGTTCGGCAGCCGTCCGCAGACTCCAAGGAGCGTGCAGTCAAGTCGTCCACAGACGCCATGCGTGAGCTCGCGGCCCACGACGCCGGCGCACCCCGCACCGCGCCACAGCACGCCCACGAGCCACCACAGCACGCCAGCCAGCTGTCCTACCACGCCGCAACGACTCTCCACTCCCTCCCGTCCTAAGACACCCTCCAATATGCATACGAATTCTAGGGTTCTCTCACCGCTCACCATGTCCAGTCCAGCACGGTCTCTTAGACAGGAGGATGATATAAGGTCCGCTTTTCATACAAAGCAACGGCAATTCACTTCCATGAAAAAGGAATTAGATTTAAAACAG cAAGCGGCCCTAGAAGCATTTGACAATTTACGCAATCTCCGGGAGCAAATGTCACGCGATGGTTTAACGGGAGGTGGTGAAGAATTCCAGCTTCAAAAGTTTGTCGTTTTCAATGTGGCCGACTGGACATCCGAAGAGATAACTCAGTTGTGCCGAGACGCCGTCGCCTCTTCCGCCAGCGAAGGAGCTATAGAGCTTATTAACAACACTTTGCCTATCG ATGAATGCGCTTTTGCGGACCTAGATGAAAACGTTTTGCACGTGCCTGCTCATTTTGCTGATTTGTGCCTTCAAGCGTTTACTGCGCGACAAGAAATTATTGATTGGGTCAAGGAGCTCATAGAAAAAAAC GAAAATGGGAGTGGTGAATGTTTGGAAAGGATCGCTCGCTACAATGCACAAGGACTTGAACTTTGTGAATCTCTCCGAGAATTAAAATCTCGTGCTGACATTGCCGTGGATACTATCAGTCAAGTCTCtaa GCGGGCTTTCCAAGAGCGGAATGCTTTAGTAACCGTTGGAGAATCATTAGTGCGAGAAGTAGCACGACTACGGCAAGACGTTGAAACGGCCTCCAATGCTATTAAAGAGTTGCAGGAAACGCAAAATAATATGGACCGCCACGCACCATACGAG GAATTGCGCCGGGAGTTGGAGGAAGAGCGTTCGAACCGTGTTACAGCCAAAGACAAATTAGCGACCACTGAATCTCAGCTTCGTCAAGCTCGCATGCGTATTACTAAAATGGATCGACAACTGCGTGAAGCTGAAGCCAGTATATTTAGTTTAACGGGCACTGTGAAGACCCTGGAAGACCAG AGTCGTCAAAGAGAAGTTCATCTAGAAGCACGTGCCCGTAAATTAAAAGAATCATTAAAAACTGGAGAAGTAGCTAGCAGTCAATTGGTCCAACAACGCGATGTATTGCAAGCCGA GATTCAAGATCTGAAACAGCAAATAGAAACACTGACTGCACAGCACAAGGCCACGATACATGAAATGACCAATCAATTAAaggaatcaaataaaatgttagaaGAACAGcgtaaaataacacaaatgGAAATTGATCAGAAAAAGTCTGTAGAAGCGGCTTTGGCTCAAACGCAAAGCGATATTGACGAATTACAAGCTAAGATTACTGAATTCGAAACAAATCGACCGAATCCTG ATTTACCGACAGAAAGGGAAATGGATCTTTGGGCTGAATTGCAATCTACTAAAGAGACATTGCGTATGACTGAAGATGAGGTGACAGCGTGTAAACGAGAGAAAGTTCGGTTTTTGGAGACGCTGACTAAAATTACA GAATCTGAGAACAAGGTAGGCATGCAGCAAAAGTTAGCAGCTGAACTTTTGAGCAAGGAGGAAATATTAGGAAAGATGCAAATACAAATAAGAGAATTGACGAAGAACatcaaattaaa TGAACAGAAAGTGATTCAATACGAACAATATGTTCGAGATCTACAAACTCATCATCGTGCAGTAGCTAACTGCCAGGAGGCGCCTAATGGAGTTACCTATGAAGATTTGCAGCAAGAG ATCATGAATTTAAGAATGGGTCTTCTTGAATCTGTGCATCGTAATGAAGAACTAGGTGAGCAGCTGTTGCAGAAAGAGCAGCAACTTGACCAGCAAGACAAGACATCACGTGCCCAG GTGCGTGAGGAGTTGATCAATATGTTGAAGAATAAAGAAACAGAACAGAGTCGCGAGCTGGCTACATTACAACAGGATCTTGAGCATCGAATGAAAATTGTTGATGAA GTGAACAAGCAAATTGCCGCGAAAGCCGACGAAATACAAGAATTATTCGCGACCTTGGAGAATAAACAGCAACAGATTCACCGGCTGGAGAAGATAGTGGTAGCATTGGAAGAGCAACAGCGACGTGCGCAAGCGCAGCGCACACGACACGAGGAGAAAATCGCGGCACTCGAACACGAGCTGGCTGCCAGTGGTAACCGAAAGGAACG AAAATTCTGGTTCTTATAA
- the LOC142974369 gene encoding uncharacterized protein LOC142974369 isoform X4: MTTAAKGQKDKPFATTPRLLPRATAASTARAVRNATNRNLSMTTSNRQSPPRTPLPSPKLQGKGSSIQRTQKPDSRSDVKISCHSEIDQLDNKSPPIESETFVIEDTSTVILEEGTEDQTAFDADTFLGHESNQIEDRSRPQTPAFGSRPQTPRSVQSSRPQTPCVSSRPTTPAHPAPRHSTPTSHHSTPASCPTTPQRLSTPSRPKTPSNMHTNSRVLSPLTMSSPARSLRQEDDIRSAFHTKQRQFTSMKKELDLKQQAALEAFDNLRNLREQMSRDGLTGGGEEFQLQKFVVFNVADWTSEEITQLCRDAVASSASEGAIELINNTLPIDECAFADLDENVLHVPAHFADLCLQAFTARQEIIDWVKELIEKNENGSGECLERIARYNAQGLELCESLRELKSRADIAVDTISQVSKRAFQERNALVTVGESLVREVARLRQDVETASNAIKELQETQNNMDRHAPYEELRRELEEERSNRVTAKDKLATTESQLRQARMRITKMDRQLREAEASIFSLTGTVKTLEDQSRQREVHLEARARKLKESLKTGEVASSQLVQQRDVLQAEIQDLKQQIETLTAQHKATIHEMTNQLKESNKMLEEQRKITQMEIDQKKSVEAALAQTQSDIDELQAKITEFETNRPNPDLPTEREMDLWAELQSTKETLRMTEDEVTACKREKVRFLETLTKITESENKVGMQQKLAAELLSKEEILGKMQIQIRELTKNIKLNEQKVIQYEQYVRDLQTHHRAVANCQEAPNGVTYEDLQQEIMNLRMGLLESVHRNEELGEQLLQKEQQLDQQDKTSRAQARVIKVNKQIAAKADEIQELFATLENKQQQIHRLEKIVVALEEQQRRAQAQRTRHEEKIAALEHELAASGNRKERKFWFL, translated from the exons ATGACAACCGCAGCAAAAGGACAAAAGGACAAGCCTT TCGCGACAACCCCCCGGCTGCTGCCACGGGCGACCGCAGCATCGACGGCGCGAGCTGTTCGCAATGCTACCAACAGGAATCTGTCAATGACAACCAGCAACAGGCAGTCACCACCTCGCACTCCGTTACCTTCTCCTAAG TTACAGGGAAAGGGTTCTTCTATACAACGGACTCAAAAGCCTGATTCAAGAAGTGATGTCAAG ataAGTTGTCACTCCGAAATTGACCAATTAGACAAC AAATCGCCACCGATAGAATCTGAAACTTTTGTCATTGAAGATACATCGACAGTGATATTAGAGGAAGGGACCGAAGATCAGACGGCCTTCGATGCAGATACTTTCTTAGGACATGAGAGCAATCAAATCG aAGATAGAAGTCGGCCCCAAACGCCAGCGTTCGGCAGCCGTCCGCAGACTCCAAGGAGCGTGCAGTCAAGTCGTCCACAGACGCCATGCGTGAGCTCGCGGCCCACGACGCCGGCGCACCCCGCACCGCGCCACAGCACGCCCACGAGCCACCACAGCACGCCAGCCAGCTGTCCTACCACGCCGCAACGACTCTCCACTCCCTCCCGTCCTAAGACACCCTCCAATATGCATACGAATTCTAGGGTTCTCTCACCGCTCACCATGTCCAGTCCAGCACGGTCTCTTAGACAGGAGGATGATATAAGGTCCGCTTTTCATACAAAGCAACGGCAATTCACTTCCATGAAAAAGGAATTAGATTTAAAACAG cAAGCGGCCCTAGAAGCATTTGACAATTTACGCAATCTCCGGGAGCAAATGTCACGCGATGGTTTAACGGGAGGTGGTGAAGAATTCCAGCTTCAAAAGTTTGTCGTTTTCAATGTGGCCGACTGGACATCCGAAGAGATAACTCAGTTGTGCCGAGACGCCGTCGCCTCTTCCGCCAGCGAAGGAGCTATAGAGCTTATTAACAACACTTTGCCTATCG ATGAATGCGCTTTTGCGGACCTAGATGAAAACGTTTTGCACGTGCCTGCTCATTTTGCTGATTTGTGCCTTCAAGCGTTTACTGCGCGACAAGAAATTATTGATTGGGTCAAGGAGCTCATAGAAAAAAAC GAAAATGGGAGTGGTGAATGTTTGGAAAGGATCGCTCGCTACAATGCACAAGGACTTGAACTTTGTGAATCTCTCCGAGAATTAAAATCTCGTGCTGACATTGCCGTGGATACTATCAGTCAAGTCTCtaa GCGGGCTTTCCAAGAGCGGAATGCTTTAGTAACCGTTGGAGAATCATTAGTGCGAGAAGTAGCACGACTACGGCAAGACGTTGAAACGGCCTCCAATGCTATTAAAGAGTTGCAGGAAACGCAAAATAATATGGACCGCCACGCACCATACGAG GAATTGCGCCGGGAGTTGGAGGAAGAGCGTTCGAACCGTGTTACAGCCAAAGACAAATTAGCGACCACTGAATCTCAGCTTCGTCAAGCTCGCATGCGTATTACTAAAATGGATCGACAACTGCGTGAAGCTGAAGCCAGTATATTTAGTTTAACGGGCACTGTGAAGACCCTGGAAGACCAG AGTCGTCAAAGAGAAGTTCATCTAGAAGCACGTGCCCGTAAATTAAAAGAATCATTAAAAACTGGAGAAGTAGCTAGCAGTCAATTGGTCCAACAACGCGATGTATTGCAAGCCGA GATTCAAGATCTGAAACAGCAAATAGAAACACTGACTGCACAGCACAAGGCCACGATACATGAAATGACCAATCAATTAAaggaatcaaataaaatgttagaaGAACAGcgtaaaataacacaaatgGAAATTGATCAGAAAAAGTCTGTAGAAGCGGCTTTGGCTCAAACGCAAAGCGATATTGACGAATTACAAGCTAAGATTACTGAATTCGAAACAAATCGACCGAATCCTG ATTTACCGACAGAAAGGGAAATGGATCTTTGGGCTGAATTGCAATCTACTAAAGAGACATTGCGTATGACTGAAGATGAGGTGACAGCGTGTAAACGAGAGAAAGTTCGGTTTTTGGAGACGCTGACTAAAATTACA GAATCTGAGAACAAGGTAGGCATGCAGCAAAAGTTAGCAGCTGAACTTTTGAGCAAGGAGGAAATATTAGGAAAGATGCAAATACAAATAAGAGAATTGACGAAGAACatcaaattaaa TGAACAGAAAGTGATTCAATACGAACAATATGTTCGAGATCTACAAACTCATCATCGTGCAGTAGCTAACTGCCAGGAGGCGCCTAATGGAGTTACCTATGAAGATTTGCAGCAAGAG ATCATGAATTTAAGAATGGGTCTTCTTGAATCTGTGCATCGTAATGAAGAACTAGGTGAGCAGCTGTTGCAGAAAGAGCAGCAACTTGACCAGCAAGACAAGACATCACGTGCCCAGGCAAGAGTCATAAAG GTGAACAAGCAAATTGCCGCGAAAGCCGACGAAATACAAGAATTATTCGCGACCTTGGAGAATAAACAGCAACAGATTCACCGGCTGGAGAAGATAGTGGTAGCATTGGAAGAGCAACAGCGACGTGCGCAAGCGCAGCGCACACGACACGAGGAGAAAATCGCGGCACTCGAACACGAGCTGGCTGCCAGTGGTAACCGAAAGGAACG AAAATTCTGGTTCTTATAA